Proteins encoded in a region of the Ranitomeya imitator isolate aRanImi1 chromosome 9, aRanImi1.pri, whole genome shotgun sequence genome:
- the GOT2 gene encoding aspartate aminotransferase, mitochondrial, whose product MSLLTSGVLSGAFRFQPCVGVLQSRASSWWSHVEMGPPDPILGVTEAFKRDTNAKKMNLGVGAYRDDNGKPFVLSSVRKAEAQMAAKHLDKEYLGIGGLAEFARASAQLALGESSEVIQNGRYITVQTISGTGSLRVGANFLQRFYKFSRDVYLPKPSWGNHTPIFRDAGMELKGYRYYDPNTCGFDFPGALDDISKIPEQSIILFHACAHNPTGVDPRKEQWKELAAVVKSRRLFPFFDMAYQGFASGDTDRDAWAVRHFIQEGLNVVLSQSYAKNMGLYGERVGAFTVVCSDADEAKRVESQLKILIRPMYSNPPLNGARIAAAILTQPDLRSEWLQEVKGMANRIISMREQLVSNLKKEGSIHSWKHISDQIGMFCFTGLRPEQVERLTKEFSIYMTKDGRISVAGVTSGNVGYLAHAIHQVTK is encoded by the exons ATGTCTCTCCTTACGTCCGGCGTCTTGTCCGGGGCTTTCCGCTTCCAGCCCTGTGTGGGGGTCCTGCAGAGCAGAGCCAG CTCCTGGTGGTCTCATGTGGAGATGGGCCCCCCTGACCCCATCCTTGGTGTAACAGAAGCTTTCAAGAGAGATACAAATGCCAAGAAGATGAACCTGGGCGTCGGGGCGTATCGTGATGACAACGGGAAGCCCTTTGTGCTAAGCAGTGTGCGCAAG GCGGAGGCTCAGATGGCAGCCAAGCACCTTGATAAGGAATACCTCGGCATCGGGGGACTGGCAGAATTTGCTCGTGCGTCGGCTCAGCTGGCGTTGGGCGAGAGCTCTGAGGTCATCCAGAATGGACGG TACATCACCGTACAGACCATCTCCGGGACCGGGTCTCTGCGAGTCGGAGCAAACTTCCTG caaaGATTCTACAAGTTCAGTCGAGACGtttatctccccaaaccatcatgggGGAATCACACCCCAATATTCCGTGACGCCGGGATGGAGCTGAAGGGATACCGCTACTACGACCCCAACACCTGTGGATTTGATTTCCCCGGCGCTTTGGATGATATATCA AAAATCCCAGAACAGAGCATCATCCTATTCCATGCCTGCGCCCACAACCCCACCGGCGTGGACCCTCGGAAAGAGCAGTGGAAGGAGCTGGCAGCGGTGGTCAAG AGCCGACGCCTCTTCCCGTTCTTTGACATGGCTTACCAAGGTTTTGCCAGTGGAGACACGGACAGAGATGCATGGGCAGTGCGCCATTTTATCCAGGAAGGTCTCAATGTTGTGCTGTCTCAGTCTTATGCGAAGAACATGGGATTGTATG GTGAACGTGTCGGGGCTTTCACCGTGGTTTGCAGTGACGCTGATGAAGCCAAGAGAGTGGAGTCTCAGCTGAAGATCCTCATTCGCCCCATGTACTCTAACCCGCCACTGAATGGAGCCAGAATAGCAGCGGCCATCCTGACCCAGCCTGACCTCCGCAGCGAGTG GTtgcaggaggtgaagggaatggcGAACCGGATCATTAGTATGAGAGAGCAGCTGGTGTCGAACCTGAAGAAGGAGGGCTCCATCCACAGCTGGAAGCACATCAGTGACCAGATCGGCATGTTCTGCTTCACCGGCCTACGCCCTGAGCAG GTCGAGCGTCTAACTAAGGAGTTCTCCATCTACATGACCAAAGATGGCCGCATCTCTGTTGCTGGCGTCACTTCAGGGAACGTTGGGTATCTCGCTCATGCCATCCACCAAGTTACCAAGTGA